The Littorina saxatilis isolate snail1 linkage group LG15, US_GU_Lsax_2.0, whole genome shotgun sequence genome contains a region encoding:
- the LOC138949050 gene encoding ankyrin repeat domain-containing protein 50-like isoform X1, which translates to MEDIIDPNATKEVAMTSLDWCARSRQLTQLKAVLSAHFSNCAISDLERECSGVLRNAITSGCKDTVLSLLRHVDDAFLGQRHEEGRSDDVREGRTRLEKLLGLAVEHGHRDIAEVLLIKGANPNQCYRSKPLLHLSLSLGHHDVASLLVEREADVNMIDSKGETPIFAALASNSSQMNGVIDDLVSRGADVKHRSLTGRQPIHCAAMTSNITALTRLANAGCDVASKDGVLGDTPLHLACSRCCQEAVATLIRHGADFNAVNNRGDTPLRKLLQHATRACKDFHQDSRIKLARVLVAVGFRLAPQRQEVSSSSETEERKGTTSRLQHTDTPRVTLASSVETPWRGIGKQERIMLNCRTKSKIPGCESRKPHSGRDKVEDVFQSLLSARKGVSSLQHLCRLEVRHHLPVVRFQERVEELELSPQMKKFLMFLPRLDDESL; encoded by the exons ATGGAAGACATCATCGACCCGAACGCGACAAAGGAAGTTGCGATGACTTCATTGGACTGGTGCGCGCGCAGCCGACAACTGACTCAGCTCAAAGCTGTGCTAAGCGCTCATTTTTCCAACTGCGCCATTTCGGATCTAGAACGCGAGTGCAGCGGAGTGCTGCGAAATGCTATCACTTCTGGCTGTAAGGATACGGTCCTCTCGCTGTTACGTCACGTGGATGACGCGTTCCTCGGTCAGCGTCACGAAGAAGGAAGAAGTGATGACGTAAGAGAGGGACGTACGCGGTTGGAGAAACTACTAGGCCTTGCTGTGGAGCATGGGCACAG GGATATTGCAGAAGTGTTACTCATCAAGGGAGCTAATCCAAATCAGTGTTACCGCAGCAAGCCCCTCCTTCACCTGTCACTCAGTCTGGGTCATCACGATGTCGCTTCTCTATTGGTAGAGCGGGAAGCTGACGTCAATATGATTGACAGCAAAGGAGAAACGCCCATCTTTGCTGCTCTGGCTTCAAATTCTAGTCAAATG AATGGCGTCATCGATGACCTCGTTAGTCGAGGCGCTGACGTAAAGCATCGCAGTTTAACAGGCCGCCAGCCAATCCATTGCGCAGCGATGACGTCAAACATCACCGCTCTCACGCGATTGGCCAACGCGGGCTGTGACGTCGCCTCCAAAGATGGCGTATTGGGTGACACGCCATTACACCTCGCTTGCTCTCGCTGCTGTCAGGAGGCTGTTGCCACCCTCATAAGACACGGTGCTGACTTCAACGCCGTGAACAACCGCGGAGACACTCCTTTGAGAAAGCTGCTGCAACATGCTACCAGAGCGTGTAAGGACTTCCACCAGGACTCCAGAATCAAGCTGGCACGAGTCCTTGTGGCTGTCGGTTTTCGCTTAGCCCCTCAGCGTCAAGAAGTTTCATCCAGCTCTGAAACAGAGGAACGTAAAGGCACGACCTCTCGTctacaacacacagacactccaAGGGTAACCCTGGCCTCGAGCGTTGAAACGCCGTGGCGAGGAATTGGTAAGCAGGAACGAATAATGTTGAACTGTAGAACAAAAAGCAAAATCCCAGGTTGTGAATCCAGAAAACCTCATAGTGGAAGAGACAAGGTTGAGGACGTTTTTCAAAGCTTGCTGAGTGCAAGGAAAGGGGTGTCTTCTCTTCAGCATCTGTGTCGGTTGGAAGTCAGGCATCATCTACCCGTCGTACGATTCCAGGAGAGGGTTGAAGAGCTTGAGCTTTCGCCTCAGATGAAGAAGTTCCTGATGTTCCTGCCGCGTCTTGATGATGAGAGTCTGTGA
- the LOC138949050 gene encoding ankyrin repeat domain-containing protein 50-like isoform X2, translating to MEDIIDPNATKEVAMTSLDWCARSRQLTQLKAVLSAHFSNCAISDLERECSGVLRNAITSGCKDTVLSLLRHVDDAFLGQRHEEGRSDDVREGRTRLEKLLGLAVEHGHRDIAEVLLIKGANPNQCYRSKPLLHLSLSLGHHDVASLLVEREADVNMIDSKGETPIFAALASNSSQMNGVIDDLVSRGADVKHRSLTGRQPIHCAAMTSNITALTRLANAGCDVASKDGVLGDTPLHLACSRCCQEAVATLIRHGADFNAVNNRGDTPLRKLLQHATRACKDFHQDSRIKLARVLVAVGFRLAPQRQEVSSSSETEERKGTTSRLQHTDTPRVTLASSVETPWRGIGRKEPRFKCTFSRKTNI from the exons ATGGAAGACATCATCGACCCGAACGCGACAAAGGAAGTTGCGATGACTTCATTGGACTGGTGCGCGCGCAGCCGACAACTGACTCAGCTCAAAGCTGTGCTAAGCGCTCATTTTTCCAACTGCGCCATTTCGGATCTAGAACGCGAGTGCAGCGGAGTGCTGCGAAATGCTATCACTTCTGGCTGTAAGGATACGGTCCTCTCGCTGTTACGTCACGTGGATGACGCGTTCCTCGGTCAGCGTCACGAAGAAGGAAGAAGTGATGACGTAAGAGAGGGACGTACGCGGTTGGAGAAACTACTAGGCCTTGCTGTGGAGCATGGGCACAG GGATATTGCAGAAGTGTTACTCATCAAGGGAGCTAATCCAAATCAGTGTTACCGCAGCAAGCCCCTCCTTCACCTGTCACTCAGTCTGGGTCATCACGATGTCGCTTCTCTATTGGTAGAGCGGGAAGCTGACGTCAATATGATTGACAGCAAAGGAGAAACGCCCATCTTTGCTGCTCTGGCTTCAAATTCTAGTCAAATG AATGGCGTCATCGATGACCTCGTTAGTCGAGGCGCTGACGTAAAGCATCGCAGTTTAACAGGCCGCCAGCCAATCCATTGCGCAGCGATGACGTCAAACATCACCGCTCTCACGCGATTGGCCAACGCGGGCTGTGACGTCGCCTCCAAAGATGGCGTATTGGGTGACACGCCATTACACCTCGCTTGCTCTCGCTGCTGTCAGGAGGCTGTTGCCACCCTCATAAGACACGGTGCTGACTTCAACGCCGTGAACAACCGCGGAGACACTCCTTTGAGAAAGCTGCTGCAACATGCTACCAGAGCGTGTAAGGACTTCCACCAGGACTCCAGAATCAAGCTGGCACGAGTCCTTGTGGCTGTCGGTTTTCGCTTAGCCCCTCAGCGTCAAGAAGTTTCATCCAGCTCTGAAACAGAGGAACGTAAAGGCACGACCTCTCGTctacaacacacagacactccaAGGGTAACCCTGGCCTCGAGCGTTGAAACGCCGTGGCGAGGAATTG GTCGAAAAGAACCCCGTTTTAAGTGCACCTtttcaagaaaaacaaacatttaa